One region of Flavobacterium pisciphilum genomic DNA includes:
- a CDS encoding endonuclease/exonuclease/phosphatase family protein: protein MRVAAFLVFLNLWGIQSEAQTKKYAIHTVAFYNVENLFDTINSPNIRDDEWTPNGSRHWTSQKYLKKLENLARVLFEIGTPENPNVPTLIGCAEIENRSVLEDLIKQPKLIDQDFGIIHFDSPDQRGIDVALLYQKKYFKPITYSNIPLVIYKKPIKKRTDTVMNRKERVFTRDQLLVSGFLDGEEISIIVNHWPSRSGGEQKSSPYRELAGALNRRIIDSLQRINPEAKVITMGDFNDGPYNKSIKVGLGAKANKKDVMEYGIYNPFEDMAKKGMGTIAYRDSWDVFDQIMVTQSLIKSDFNSFQFWKAGIFNKLFLVQTSGKYKGYPLRHGTTEVGFSDHFPVYIYLIKELN from the coding sequence ATGAGAGTAGCTGCCTTTTTGGTTTTTTTAAATTTATGGGGAATACAATCTGAGGCACAAACAAAAAAGTATGCTATTCATACTGTAGCTTTTTATAATGTTGAAAATCTTTTTGATACTATAAATAGCCCAAATATTCGTGATGACGAATGGACACCGAATGGATCACGGCATTGGACATCCCAGAAATATTTGAAAAAATTGGAGAACCTAGCCAGAGTTTTGTTTGAAATTGGAACCCCTGAAAATCCTAATGTACCAACACTTATAGGATGCGCCGAAATAGAAAATAGGAGTGTGCTTGAAGATTTAATAAAACAGCCTAAATTAATAGACCAAGATTTTGGAATCATTCATTTTGATTCACCAGACCAACGAGGTATAGATGTTGCATTACTGTATCAGAAAAAATATTTCAAACCAATTACGTATTCAAATATCCCGCTTGTTATTTATAAAAAGCCAATAAAAAAGAGAACTGATACAGTTATGAATAGAAAGGAGCGTGTATTCACTCGAGACCAATTATTAGTATCGGGATTTTTAGATGGAGAGGAAATAAGTATCATTGTAAATCATTGGCCATCTCGCTCAGGCGGAGAACAAAAATCGAGTCCATATCGGGAGTTGGCTGGAGCTTTGAATCGTAGAATAATTGATTCCTTGCAGCGAATTAATCCTGAAGCTAAAGTTATTACAATGGGGGATTTTAACGATGGGCCTTATAACAAAAGTATAAAAGTTGGGCTTGGAGCCAAGGCTAACAAAAAAGATGTCATGGAGTATGGAATTTATAATCCATTTGAGGATATGGCAAAGAAAGGAATGGGGACTATTGCATATCGAGATTCATGGGATGTTTTTGATCAAATCATGGTTACTCAATCTTTGATTAAATCAGATTTTAATTCCTTTCAATTTTGGAAAGCTGGAATTTTTAATAAATTGTTTTTAGTCCAAACTTCAGGTAAATACAAAGGATATCCGCTGCGACATGGGACAACAGAAGTTGGTTTCAGCGATCACTTTCCAGTTTATATTTATCTTATTAAAGAACTTAACTGA
- a CDS encoding YraN family protein: MADHNELGKKGEELAVEYLQQNGYKILETNWTYQKAEIDIIATKEDIIAIVEVKTRSNLDFGLPQDFVNQKKIQLLIKAVNAYINYREIDFEVRFDIVAIHKKKESFVIEHLIDAFYHF; this comes from the coding sequence ATGGCTGACCACAACGAACTAGGGAAAAAAGGAGAAGAACTTGCTGTAGAATACCTTCAACAAAACGGCTACAAAATTCTTGAAACCAATTGGACTTATCAAAAAGCTGAAATTGATATTATTGCCACCAAAGAGGATATCATAGCAATTGTAGAAGTAAAGACAAGATCAAATCTTGACTTTGGCTTACCACAAGATTTTGTAAATCAAAAAAAGATTCAATTGCTGATAAAAGCAGTAAATGCCTATATAAACTATAGGGAAATAGATTTTGAAGTGCGTTTTGATATCGTCGCCATCCATAAAAAAAAGGAATCATTTGTAATAGAACATCTTATAGATGCTTTTTATCACTTTTAA
- a CDS encoding magnesium transporter CorA family protein — MITFYKNNNGLFPTENRENNKWINVVCPTQEETKFLLQELQIPEAFYNDIEDIDERPRIEIENGWFLIILRIPFKSNDAKLPFNTAPLGLMFKDDVFVSLSFHQAEILSDFVLYTQRKKSDVKNHFDLVLRLLLSSSIWFLKYLKQINQRIRLAEDNLEKSIKNEELQALLQIEKCLVFFITSLKGNDMLFHRIKNLKNHKEDFDPVLLEDVEIELRQAEETTNIYSNILTGMMDAYASVISNNLNVIMKRLTSISIILMIPTLVASLYGMNVPNNLQENSYGFVVILLISLLISICGVFLFKKKNMF, encoded by the coding sequence ATGATTACCTTTTACAAAAACAACAACGGATTATTTCCAACTGAAAACCGTGAAAACAACAAATGGATTAATGTAGTTTGTCCAACACAGGAAGAAACTAAATTTTTACTCCAAGAGTTACAAATTCCAGAAGCTTTTTATAACGATATTGAAGATATTGACGAACGACCTCGTATCGAAATCGAGAATGGTTGGTTTCTTATCATATTGCGAATTCCTTTTAAAAGTAATGATGCAAAATTACCTTTCAATACAGCACCACTGGGTTTAATGTTTAAAGATGATGTTTTTGTATCCTTAAGTTTTCATCAAGCCGAAATTTTATCTGATTTTGTTTTATATACTCAACGCAAAAAATCAGATGTAAAGAACCATTTCGATTTGGTTTTAAGATTGCTTTTGTCTTCTAGTATTTGGTTCTTAAAATACCTAAAGCAAATCAATCAGCGTATTCGATTGGCAGAAGATAACCTCGAAAAGTCAATTAAAAATGAAGAATTGCAAGCATTGCTTCAAATAGAAAAATGTTTGGTGTTCTTTATTACTTCATTAAAAGGCAACGATATGTTGTTTCATAGAATCAAAAACCTGAAAAATCATAAAGAAGATTTCGATCCTGTTTTGCTAGAAGATGTAGAAATTGAGTTGAGACAAGCCGAAGAAACTACTAATATTTATAGTAATATCTTAACCGGAATGATGGATGCCTATGCATCGGTGATCTCGAATAACTTAAATGTTATCATGAAGAGATTAACCTCGATTTCGATTATTTTAATGATTCCTACATTGGTAGCAAGTTTATATGGGATGAACGTTCCTAACAATCTTCAAGAAAACAGTTACGGTTTTGTTGTTATACTATTGATCTCATTATTAATATCTATTTGTGGTGTTTTCTTATTTAAGAAAAAGAATATGTTTTAA
- a CDS encoding S66 peptidase family protein has translation MITPPYLQKGDTVALVATARKNIDDNLKPTIDLLKSWGIETVIGSTIGLDTNQLAGTDEQRAIDFQHQMDNPNIKAIWCVRGGYGTVRMIDLLDFTKFKQHPKWVIGFSDVTVLHNHLNTMGYKSIHGIMPVSVPRATPDAVATMKMALFGNPISYSISPDPMNRFGKATGELVGGNLSILYSLLGSKSAIDCRDKILFIEDLDEYLYHIDRMMMNLKRNGCIENLKGIVIGAMTKMKDNDIPWGKNALEIIDDVTKKYNIPVIFNFPAGHIQDNRALVMGSTISIEVNQSGSTVVFEK, from the coding sequence ATGATAACACCTCCTTATTTACAAAAAGGCGATACTGTAGCCCTAGTAGCAACAGCAAGAAAAAATATTGATGACAATTTAAAACCTACAATCGACTTACTTAAAAGTTGGGGAATAGAAACTGTAATAGGAAGCACAATAGGATTAGATACTAATCAACTAGCAGGAACCGACGAACAACGCGCTATCGATTTTCAACATCAAATGGATAATCCAAACATTAAAGCGATTTGGTGTGTCCGTGGTGGTTACGGTACGGTTCGAATGATTGACTTACTTGACTTTACAAAATTCAAACAACATCCAAAATGGGTTATCGGTTTTAGCGACGTAACTGTGCTACACAATCATCTTAATACGATGGGATACAAATCAATTCATGGTATAATGCCCGTAAGTGTTCCACGTGCTACACCTGATGCAGTTGCTACTATGAAAATGGCTTTATTTGGCAATCCTATATCTTATTCCATTTCGCCAGACCCAATGAACCGATTTGGTAAAGCTACAGGCGAACTAGTTGGTGGTAATTTATCCATACTATATAGTTTATTAGGATCTAAATCGGCTATTGATTGCCGTGACAAAATACTTTTCATAGAGGATTTAGATGAATATCTATATCATATTGACCGTATGATGATGAACTTAAAACGCAATGGTTGTATCGAAAACCTAAAAGGAATTGTAATTGGTGCTATGACCAAGATGAAAGACAATGATATACCATGGGGGAAAAATGCCTTAGAAATCATTGATGATGTTACCAAGAAATACAATATCCCAGTAATTTTTAATTTCCCAGCAGGGCATATCCAAGACAATAGAGCTTTAGTAATGGGAAGTACAATTTCAATAGAAGTGAACCAATCTGGAAGTACAGTTGTTTTTGAAAAATAA
- a CDS encoding SusC/RagA family TonB-linked outer membrane protein encodes MKQLKNLLRKPFLMPIILLFWLPSTLLAQETQAKKTISGKVTDDKNNTLPGVSISIQGTKYNAATDFDGSYTLTYTPSGTNQTIIFSYVGFIEKKEALDNRHEINVSMQEETNKLNEVIVIGYGSQKKSNVTGAISSIKKESLETRATTNPAEALQGLVAGVNVQKSGGIAGADVKVKIRGVNTFGATEPLYIIDGFQGSISTVNPTNIESMEVLKDGAAAAIYGSVAANGVIIVTTKSGQKEGVKVDFSSFLAYKNTAKTLDLLDADGYRTVHKRMYDEYNKYATSPKTLPAYITDPSTTNTDWQDEVFRSGLTQNYGLGVQGRQGDFKFALYGNYVKEKGIVIDNTFGQQTASARVSFKKSIFDVDGKMAFIGTQNALPNFQLREVYAISPLVPVYDANEPYGYGLTNKNGLPTNTNPVAEEHFKKRTDKGQDLTANIAITANISSWLKYKIAYSYRVKNNQDAAHFPPYIANPKEVHLYPLQTEVRTHWDEQILDNIITIDKTFGKHTFGLMLGNTINGVSSNWNQVSVEGKTTDYSVENGQLVSIDRPSGFLDPSFETIGAGKGGTYSADGSKYQYNRVSFFSRLNYSFNDRYLLQMTIRKDGSSKFGEDSRWGTFPSIALGWKIEQEDFFPKDFIISTLKLRASWGQLGNEAALGYYSANTLIRTGNSLDSGYVQGNGSNPWPGSIATTLENRNLQWETTDSKNIGIDFTLKNGKISGSMNYYHNVTDNLLITKKLAPSAGIDDPILNVGKISNSGFELEVNYRDQVNEFKYNVGFNMSTLKNKVISLANEGQTIYGEGLKYGDEHFPTQARVGNPISGFYLYKTDGIFQSAQEVANHSKNGVLLQPNAQPGDIRFKDLNGDGVIDENDKAYSGTGLPKFEANISLGASYKGFDFSALIGSGWGNKLYNGNRYFYESMNAGTNMLASTLNSWTPENPTNTPRAVLQDPNGNSRESDRFLESGDFIRMRQLQIGYTIPNKMLGGAKIDKLRIYVSAENLFTITNYSGIDPEFSRTSVLNTGIDRFVYPFTRTFVTGVQYIF; translated from the coding sequence ATGAAACAATTAAAAAACTTACTTAGGAAGCCTTTTCTAATGCCGATCATTCTCCTTTTTTGGCTACCTAGTACGCTGCTTGCGCAGGAGACTCAGGCAAAAAAAACTATCTCTGGAAAAGTTACAGATGATAAGAACAACACTTTACCAGGTGTTAGTATATCTATACAAGGCACTAAATACAATGCTGCAACAGATTTTGACGGATCTTACACGCTAACGTATACTCCAAGTGGTACAAATCAAACTATTATTTTTTCATACGTAGGTTTTATAGAAAAAAAAGAAGCACTTGATAATCGCCATGAGATAAATGTATCAATGCAAGAAGAAACTAATAAACTTAATGAGGTAATCGTTATTGGATATGGTTCTCAAAAGAAAAGTAATGTTACTGGAGCAATCTCATCTATAAAGAAGGAAAGCCTTGAAACACGAGCTACAACAAATCCTGCTGAGGCACTACAAGGCTTAGTTGCTGGAGTAAATGTGCAAAAAAGTGGTGGTATTGCTGGAGCTGATGTAAAAGTAAAAATACGTGGAGTAAATACCTTTGGAGCAACTGAACCTCTTTACATTATTGATGGATTTCAAGGTTCAATATCAACAGTAAACCCAACAAATATAGAATCTATGGAGGTTCTTAAAGATGGTGCAGCTGCTGCAATTTACGGATCTGTTGCTGCCAATGGAGTAATTATTGTAACAACAAAAAGCGGTCAAAAAGAAGGAGTAAAAGTAGATTTCAGCTCATTTTTGGCTTATAAAAACACGGCAAAAACACTAGATTTATTAGATGCTGATGGTTATCGTACTGTACATAAAAGAATGTATGATGAATATAACAAATATGCTACTTCTCCTAAAACACTTCCTGCTTATATCACTGATCCATCAACAACTAATACCGACTGGCAAGATGAGGTGTTCCGTTCTGGACTTACTCAAAATTATGGTTTAGGTGTACAAGGAAGACAAGGCGATTTTAAATTTGCTTTATATGGTAACTATGTGAAAGAAAAAGGAATTGTTATCGACAATACTTTTGGTCAACAAACTGCTAGCGCAAGAGTTAGTTTCAAAAAATCAATTTTTGATGTAGATGGAAAAATGGCATTCATAGGAACGCAAAATGCATTACCTAATTTTCAATTAAGAGAAGTATATGCAATATCACCTTTAGTACCTGTTTATGATGCAAATGAACCTTATGGTTATGGCTTAACAAACAAAAATGGTTTGCCTACTAATACAAACCCTGTTGCTGAAGAACATTTCAAAAAAAGAACGGACAAAGGACAGGATTTAACAGCAAATATTGCGATAACTGCTAACATTAGCTCTTGGTTAAAATACAAAATAGCCTATTCTTATCGTGTAAAAAACAATCAAGACGCTGCTCATTTCCCTCCTTACATTGCAAACCCAAAAGAAGTTCACCTTTATCCATTGCAAACCGAAGTGAGAACACATTGGGATGAACAAATACTAGACAACATTATAACAATTGATAAAACTTTTGGGAAACATACTTTTGGTTTAATGCTTGGTAATACTATAAATGGTGTATCATCAAACTGGAATCAAGTTAGCGTAGAAGGAAAAACAACTGATTATTCTGTAGAGAATGGACAATTGGTTTCAATAGATCGTCCATCTGGGTTTTTAGATCCTAGTTTCGAAACTATAGGCGCTGGTAAAGGAGGAACATACTCAGCAGATGGTTCAAAATATCAATACAATCGCGTTTCTTTCTTTAGCCGATTGAACTATTCTTTCAATGACCGTTACTTACTTCAAATGACCATTAGAAAAGATGGCTCATCTAAATTTGGAGAAGACAGCCGTTGGGGAACTTTCCCTTCTATCGCATTAGGATGGAAAATAGAGCAAGAAGACTTCTTCCCGAAAGACTTTATCATATCAACTTTAAAATTACGTGCTAGCTGGGGACAACTAGGTAACGAAGCTGCCTTAGGATACTATTCTGCAAACACATTAATTAGAACAGGAAACTCTTTAGATTCTGGTTACGTACAAGGAAACGGTAGTAATCCATGGCCTGGAAGTATTGCAACTACATTAGAAAACAGAAACCTACAATGGGAAACAACTGATTCTAAAAATATTGGTATTGATTTTACTCTTAAAAATGGAAAAATTAGTGGTTCTATGAACTACTACCATAATGTAACAGACAATTTATTGATTACAAAAAAACTAGCTCCATCTGCTGGAATTGATGATCCGATTTTAAACGTAGGTAAAATTAGCAATAGTGGATTTGAACTTGAAGTTAATTACCGCGATCAGGTTAATGAATTTAAATACAATGTAGGTTTCAACATGTCTACCCTTAAAAACAAAGTAATTTCACTTGCAAACGAAGGACAGACAATTTATGGAGAAGGCTTAAAATATGGAGACGAACACTTCCCAACTCAAGCTCGCGTAGGAAATCCGATTAGTGGTTTCTATTTATACAAAACTGATGGTATTTTTCAATCTGCGCAGGAAGTAGCCAATCACAGCAAAAATGGTGTTTTATTACAACCAAATGCACAACCTGGAGATATTCGATTTAAAGATTTAAACGGAGATGGTGTTATAGATGAAAATGATAAAGCATACTCTGGAACTGGATTACCAAAATTTGAGGCTAATATTAGTTTAGGAGCAAGTTATAAAGGTTTCGATTTCTCTGCATTAATAGGAAGTGGCTGGGGTAACAAATTATACAACGGAAACAGATATTTCTATGAATCTATGAACGCTGGAACCAATATGTTGGCTTCAACGCTAAATTCATGGACACCAGAAAACCCTACTAACACTCCTCGTGCCGTTTTACAAGATCCAAATGGAAATAGCCGCGAATCAGATCGTTTTCTTGAAAGTGGCGATTTTATAAGAATGCGTCAGTTACAAATTGGGTATACAATCCCTAATAAAATGCTAGGTGGAGCGAAAATAGACAAACTGAGAATTTATGTGAGTGCAGAGAACTTATTCACTATCACAAACTACTCAGGTATAGATCCAGAATTCTCACGTACTTCTGTTCTGAATACAGGAATTGACCGTTTCGTGTATCCATTTACAAGAACGTTTGTAACAGGTGTTCAATACATATTTTAA
- a CDS encoding XAC2610-related protein, producing MKLLTTTLLLFLFNFAFAQTTFKVDDFSKAHYGKIFIADTSHVFSEGWVAIYDTKTKKQIIKVESKQLELSLHNGKVLANIKQLPYDEQSLIIYEDYNFDGIKDFAISDGRNSCYNGPSFNIYLATKTGFKFSPDFTALAQEYCGMFEVNYKTKKISVMTKNGCCWHQFSEFIVENNKPKVIKIVEDNQMDFPYSNYSEQNWNGKKMVLKTKRMISLDEENGIRTVLSFKVDKNQKQVVLFNQNDRGLNYVLIDKNDEVEFSYPLNIEYQNPNFNFDKKNNTLTFKNEDVVYIIYDNPDSIGITITTGGKTYNWTGNIASKKGKLTDITTTPLENVVVN from the coding sequence ATGAAACTTTTAACTACAACTTTACTCCTCTTTCTATTCAATTTTGCTTTTGCTCAGACCACCTTTAAAGTAGATGATTTCTCAAAAGCACATTATGGGAAAATATTCATAGCCGACACTTCTCACGTATTCTCAGAAGGTTGGGTTGCCATTTATGATACCAAAACTAAAAAACAAATCATAAAAGTTGAATCCAAACAATTAGAGTTGAGTTTACATAATGGGAAAGTTTTGGCAAACATTAAACAATTGCCTTATGATGAACAAAGTTTAATCATATATGAAGATTACAATTTTGACGGAATCAAGGATTTTGCCATCTCTGATGGACGGAACAGCTGCTACAATGGCCCCTCTTTTAATATATATCTAGCTACTAAAACAGGTTTTAAATTCAGTCCTGACTTTACAGCACTTGCTCAAGAATATTGCGGTATGTTCGAAGTGAATTATAAAACAAAGAAAATAAGCGTAATGACAAAAAACGGATGTTGCTGGCATCAATTTTCAGAATTTATAGTCGAAAACAACAAACCAAAAGTAATCAAGATAGTCGAAGATAATCAAATGGACTTTCCATATAGCAATTACTCTGAACAAAATTGGAACGGTAAGAAAATGGTATTAAAAACAAAAAGAATGATTAGTCTCGATGAAGAAAATGGCATCAGAACTGTGCTATCTTTTAAAGTCGATAAAAATCAAAAACAAGTTGTGCTTTTTAATCAAAATGACCGAGGACTTAATTACGTTTTAATTGACAAAAATGATGAAGTTGAGTTTTCATACCCTTTAAATATTGAATATCAAAACCCAAATTTTAATTTTGACAAAAAAAACAACACTCTTACATTTAAAAATGAAGACGTTGTTTACATCATATATGACAACCCAGATTCTATTGGAATTACAATAACAACTGGAGGGAAAACATACAATTGGACTGGAAACATTGCCAGCAAAAAAGGAAAATTAACCGATATAACTACAACACCACTAGAGAATGTTGTTGTAAACTAA
- a CDS encoding 3-hydroxyanthranilate 3,4-dioxygenase, whose product MAIAKPFNLTKWIDENRHLLKPPVGNKNLYIESEDYIVMVVAGPNARKDYHYNETEELFYQLEGSIKVIIQEDGERKEMDLHAGDMYLHPARIPHCPVRSEGSIGLVIERKRVGKGHKDGLLWHCDTCNHKLYEVFFELHNIEKDFLPHFEHFYNSKDLRTCTNCGTVMESDPRFTAKK is encoded by the coding sequence ATGGCTATAGCAAAACCATTCAATCTTACTAAATGGATTGATGAAAATCGTCACCTACTTAAACCACCAGTAGGTAATAAAAACTTATATATCGAATCTGAAGATTATATTGTAATGGTTGTTGCGGGACCAAATGCCCGAAAGGATTATCACTATAATGAAACCGAAGAGTTGTTTTACCAACTTGAGGGGAGTATAAAAGTTATTATTCAAGAAGACGGAGAGCGCAAAGAAATGGATTTGCATGCAGGAGATATGTATCTTCATCCTGCTCGTATACCACATTGTCCAGTACGCTCAGAAGGTTCTATAGGCTTGGTAATCGAAAGAAAACGAGTTGGAAAAGGACATAAAGATGGATTGCTTTGGCATTGTGATACTTGCAATCATAAATTGTACGAAGTGTTTTTTGAACTTCATAACATCGAAAAAGATTTCTTGCCACACTTTGAGCATTTCTACAATTCTAAGGATTTGAGAACCTGTACTAATTGTGGTACTGTGATGGAATCAGACCCGAGATTTACGGCTAAAAAATAA
- a CDS encoding CorA family divalent cation transporter translates to MAKNISEKSFESFNWLDIKGPSEGQLEDIAKKFDLEVFPVKDSVEHGHLPKIEKIKNFNFIILRAYTANEYDNNSTVEELSNKVAFFYNEKQLITIHRTPFPFLEDIFKSDSKCDSVYELLIHIFKDIVLTYSAPSQWQTDQIDEVEKTIFLKQQNKISLEDLYFQKAETRITKKLLILTQNVINKIKVPEENASALEDVKDNLVKLILAYEEAMEDAINLMNTFLSVTAQKNNDVVKLLTVFSAFFLPLTFLVGVYGMNFKFMPELEWKFGYLYAIIFMFAMCVFIYIWFKKKNIM, encoded by the coding sequence ATGGCTAAAAATATCTCTGAAAAATCATTCGAATCGTTTAATTGGCTTGATATAAAAGGGCCTTCAGAAGGGCAACTAGAGGATATTGCTAAAAAGTTTGATTTAGAGGTTTTTCCTGTCAAGGATTCGGTTGAACATGGGCATTTACCTAAAATTGAAAAAATCAAAAATTTTAATTTCATTATTCTAAGAGCCTATACAGCCAATGAATATGATAATAATTCTACTGTAGAAGAGCTTTCAAATAAAGTGGCTTTTTTTTATAACGAAAAGCAGCTAATCACCATACATAGAACCCCTTTTCCCTTCTTAGAGGATATTTTTAAATCGGATTCAAAATGCGATTCGGTTTATGAACTACTAATACATATTTTTAAAGATATTGTATTGACCTACAGTGCGCCTTCACAATGGCAAACAGACCAAATCGATGAGGTAGAGAAAACAATCTTTTTAAAACAACAAAACAAAATCTCTTTAGAGGATTTGTATTTCCAAAAGGCAGAAACCAGAATTACCAAAAAATTATTGATACTTACGCAGAATGTTATCAATAAAATTAAGGTTCCAGAAGAAAATGCTTCAGCTCTTGAAGATGTAAAAGATAATTTGGTTAAGCTTATACTAGCGTATGAGGAGGCTATGGAGGATGCAATAAATTTAATGAATACATTTTTGTCAGTAACTGCTCAGAAAAATAACGATGTGGTTAAATTATTAACAGTTTTTTCTGCTTTTTTCTTGCCTCTGACCTTTTTAGTTGGGGTTTATGGAATGAATTTTAAATTTATGCCAGAATTGGAGTGGAAATTTGGTTATTTGTACGCAATTATTTTTATGTTTGCCATGTGTGTTTTTATTTATATATGGTTTAAAAAGAAAAACATTATGTAG
- a CDS encoding aspartate kinase, with product MKTVSSIVENYIKTKPFLLNALSLGIINLTSLSRNIMTELESEFGKEVKQGAVVMSLKRLTEELDFKLNHKINKVIKNIGEITVRSELTDYTFAASETVLNKQADLISDINTLSDIFYTSSRGVNETNIVVSSSINQLVEKHFAREKLIQKLSNLASITVKLPKENIVVPGIYYFIFQRLAWEGIIINEVISTSNEFTILVSEDQVDIAFKVIKDLKN from the coding sequence ATGAAAACTGTTTCCTCCATCGTAGAAAATTACATCAAAACGAAGCCTTTTTTATTAAATGCATTATCACTCGGCATTATTAATTTAACCTCATTATCTAGAAACATAATGACTGAATTAGAAAGCGAGTTTGGCAAAGAAGTAAAACAAGGAGCTGTAGTAATGTCGTTAAAACGACTAACGGAAGAATTAGACTTTAAGTTAAACCACAAAATCAATAAAGTAATCAAGAATATTGGCGAAATTACTGTTCGTTCAGAACTTACTGATTACACTTTTGCGGCATCTGAAACAGTCTTAAACAAACAAGCTGATTTAATTTCTGATATCAATACATTATCAGATATATTCTACACTTCATCACGTGGAGTAAATGAAACTAATATTGTTGTTAGTAGTAGTATAAATCAACTAGTTGAGAAACACTTTGCTCGTGAAAAATTAATTCAGAAATTAAGCAATTTGGCTTCAATTACTGTAAAATTACCAAAAGAAAATATCGTAGTTCCAGGTATATATTACTTTATCTTTCAGCGTTTAGCTTGGGAAGGAATCATAATAAATGAAGTTATCTCTACTTCAAATGAATTTACCATTTTAGTAAGTGAAGATCAAGTAGATATCGCATTTAAAGTAATCAAAGACTTAAAAAACTAA